From one Peptoniphilaceae bacterium AMB_02 genomic stretch:
- a CDS encoding LCP family protein, translating to MKKKFLITFLVAVIFFSGSYIFFSKYLDVLEAGSPKEVIKGVDLGEDNVIEQVVKHELLFLLTGVDYNQDGDEQNRVRTDTLMIVKVNLDNGEVDLLSIPRDTRVLIGNSMDKINHAHAYGGMALTLRTIRDWLNIDLDYFVKLDFKAVEEIVDAMGGVEVDVPVQIYEYQTGIFLEPGVQKLNGKEALYFARFREGYEDGDLGRVKAQQQLMQQIIKQMISVENLPKIGDFFTTYAKRVDTNIPTSLILSMIPTASKIDTNNIQKYVIPGYADYIDETSYYIYDEEGTAQLIRNLLPEYILEN from the coding sequence ATGAAGAAGAAATTTCTCATTACTTTTCTGGTTGCTGTGATTTTCTTTTCGGGGTCGTATATTTTCTTTTCGAAATATTTAGACGTTCTTGAAGCCGGCAGCCCTAAGGAAGTAATTAAAGGCGTTGATCTTGGTGAAGATAATGTTATCGAACAGGTTGTAAAACATGAGTTATTGTTTTTGTTAACCGGTGTCGACTATAATCAAGATGGAGATGAACAGAATAGAGTTAGAACTGATACTCTTATGATAGTGAAAGTAAATTTAGATAATGGTGAGGTAGATCTTTTATCCATACCTAGAGATACACGCGTACTTATTGGGAATTCGATGGATAAAATAAATCATGCTCATGCATATGGTGGTATGGCTCTTACACTAAGGACGATAAGGGATTGGTTGAATATAGACCTTGACTACTTTGTTAAGCTTGATTTTAAAGCGGTTGAGGAGATTGTTGATGCCATGGGCGGTGTTGAAGTTGATGTACCCGTGCAGATTTACGAGTATCAAACGGGAATATTCCTTGAACCCGGCGTTCAAAAATTAAATGGTAAGGAAGCACTTTATTTTGCCAGATTCAGAGAAGGTTATGAAGATGGAGATCTTGGTAGAGTAAAGGCACAACAGCAGTTAATGCAGCAAATAATTAAGCAGATGATATCGGTAGAAAATTTACCTAAGATTGGGGATTTCTTTACGACCTATGCAAAGCGTGTAGATACTAATATACCCACATCTCTAATTCTTTCTATGATACCTACTGCTTCTAAAATAGATACAAACAATATTCAAAAATATGTTATTCCGGGTTATGCTGATTATATTGATGAAACATCCTACTATATTTACGATGAGGAGGGAACAGCACAGCTTATTAGAAACTTGTTGCCTGAATACATACTTGAAAATTAG
- a CDS encoding ABC transporter ATP-binding protein, translated as MARNRGKIDKPRNSMKAFMRLLSYLKPYKYIVILSYFLMLLSSLGSVATGFLLKPIVNDYLIPGDFNGLLKMLLLLTGISAFTVLASFIYRRIMLEVSQSVISYIRNQLFEHVEYLPISYFEMHAHGDVMSRFTNDVDNLNDALASSLLDLVSAAFTFTGTVIAMLFLSPTLFLITFLSLILMIFIAKSIGSKSRKYFRKQQRYLGDLNGYIEEKVKWQKVIKVFRYESKAIENFELKNKELKRVQTNAMAASYSMMPSMVNLTYVSYAIICVFGGLLAIRGSFDIGTLIAYLQYSRQVSGPIGNATQNINSIFSALAGAERVFEVLDLEKEVDEGKYELVNIRSENGQIIICSDTRCNRWGWHNKETDEIIELKGRIEFKNVNFGYIKDKPVLKNISFYAEPGQKLAFVGSTGAGKTTIMNLINRFYEPDSGEISFDSINIKDIAKADLRRSFGIVHQEVNLFTGTIEQNIEYGRKDSTKAEVIKAAELSNASSFIKHLKDGYQTVIGGSGAELSQGEKQLLSIARAAIADPPVLILDEATSSVDTRTERIIQEGMYNLMKGRTVMVIAHRLSTIHDSDAIFVLEDGEIIERGNHDDLISQRGRYYDLYTGLSILS; from the coding sequence ATGGCTAGGAATAGGGGAAAGATAGATAAGCCGAGAAACAGTATGAAGGCTTTTATGAGACTTCTCAGTTATTTAAAACCTTATAAATACATCGTTATACTATCTTATTTCTTGATGCTATTGTCGAGTTTAGGATCAGTAGCTACGGGTTTTTTACTAAAGCCGATAGTCAATGATTATTTAATCCCCGGAGATTTTAATGGATTATTAAAAATGCTTTTATTACTGACCGGGATAAGTGCTTTTACTGTACTTGCTTCATTTATTTACAGGAGAATTATGCTTGAGGTCTCTCAGAGTGTAATATCATATATAAGAAATCAACTATTTGAGCATGTAGAGTATTTGCCGATTTCGTATTTTGAAATGCATGCTCATGGTGATGTAATGAGTAGATTTACAAATGATGTAGATAATTTAAACGACGCTCTTGCATCATCATTACTGGATTTGGTATCCGCTGCATTTACTTTTACCGGAACTGTAATTGCTATGCTGTTTTTAAGTCCTACTCTGTTTTTGATTACATTTCTATCACTGATCCTTATGATTTTTATAGCGAAATCCATAGGTTCCAAGAGTAGAAAATACTTTAGAAAACAACAAAGGTATTTGGGGGATTTAAATGGCTATATTGAAGAAAAAGTAAAGTGGCAGAAAGTCATTAAAGTTTTCAGGTATGAATCAAAAGCCATAGAGAATTTTGAATTAAAGAATAAGGAATTAAAAAGAGTTCAAACTAATGCCATGGCAGCCTCGTACTCCATGATGCCAAGCATGGTCAATCTCACATATGTGAGCTATGCTATAATATGTGTTTTCGGTGGACTGCTGGCTATAAGAGGAAGTTTCGACATAGGTACATTAATAGCTTATCTTCAGTATTCAAGACAGGTGAGTGGTCCGATAGGCAATGCTACTCAAAATATCAACTCTATATTTTCTGCCCTTGCAGGAGCTGAAAGGGTTTTTGAAGTTCTCGACTTGGAAAAAGAAGTCGATGAAGGTAAGTATGAATTAGTAAATATAAGAAGTGAAAATGGTCAAATTATAATTTGTAGCGATACTCGTTGTAATAGATGGGGTTGGCATAATAAGGAAACAGATGAAATTATTGAGCTTAAAGGTAGAATAGAGTTCAAAAATGTAAATTTCGGATATATTAAAGATAAGCCCGTCCTGAAAAATATTAGTTTTTATGCCGAACCGGGACAAAAACTTGCCTTTGTAGGATCGACAGGAGCCGGGAAGACAACCATAATGAATCTGATCAACAGGTTCTACGAACCGGATTCAGGCGAGATAAGCTTTGATTCCATAAATATTAAAGACATTGCAAAGGCAGACTTGAGAAGGTCCTTTGGCATCGTACATCAAGAGGTCAATTTATTTACCGGAACTATAGAACAGAATATAGAATATGGCAGGAAGGACTCGACCAAAGCTGAAGTAATTAAAGCTGCGGAACTTTCGAATGCATCTTCCTTTATAAAACATTTAAAGGATGGTTATCAAACGGTTATTGGAGGTTCAGGTGCCGAACTCTCACAAGGAGAGAAACAGCTCTTATCAATTGCCAGAGCCGCTATTGCCGACCCTCCCGTGCTCATACTTGATGAAGCTACGAGTTCTGTGGACACCAGGACTGAGAGGATTATACAGGAAGGCATGTATAATCTTATGAAGGGAAGGACCGTAATGGTCATAGCACATAGGCTCTCTACAATTCACGACTCAGACGCTATATTCGTTCTTGAAGATGGTGAAATCATCGAAAGAGGGAATCATGACGACCTGATTTCACAAAGAGGTCGATATTACGACCTTTATACAGGATTAAGTATATTAAGTTAA
- a CDS encoding ABC transporter substrate-binding protein: MNRKKILSLLLVLILLLSACQPAVQAPPKETEKVETEVKEEPKEEPKEEPKEEPKKEVEGETTKFVDSVGREVEIPVKLERVAPSGHLAQMIMYSINPDQLVGWGRLPNKDAQKFIPQKYLDLPEFGAFYGAKADLNVESLLAAKPQIVIDLGQIKGDKMAEELDELQKQIGIPVIFIEAELDTMVDAYEKLGEVLGQQEKTKVLADYVKTTLAMAKENLAKLSEDQKGKVYYGEGETGLQTNPPQSIHAEVLNLVGAINVSDIPKTSGAGMNEISMEQLLGWDPDIIVFGPNSAYSSVSEDPLWADLRAVKDGKIYEVPMGPYNWMGRPPAVNRILGIKWLGNLLYPEVFDYDMKAETKEFYKLFYNYDLTDEEVTELLSKSTLK, translated from the coding sequence ATGAATCGCAAAAAAATCTTGAGTTTATTATTAGTACTTATCTTACTTCTTTCAGCATGTCAACCTGCAGTTCAAGCTCCACCAAAAGAAACAGAAAAAGTTGAAACAGAAGTAAAAGAAGAACCAAAGGAAGAACCTAAAGAAGAGCCGAAAGAGGAACCAAAGAAAGAGGTAGAGGGAGAAACTACCAAATTTGTCGATTCCGTCGGAAGAGAAGTTGAAATACCTGTCAAACTTGAAAGAGTTGCACCTTCAGGACACTTGGCACAGATGATTATGTACTCGATAAATCCTGACCAATTAGTCGGATGGGGAAGATTACCGAACAAGGATGCACAGAAATTTATACCGCAAAAGTACTTAGACCTACCGGAATTCGGTGCATTTTACGGTGCAAAAGCTGATTTGAATGTAGAGTCCTTGCTTGCAGCCAAGCCACAGATTGTAATAGATTTAGGACAGATAAAAGGTGATAAGATGGCTGAAGAGTTGGACGAGCTTCAAAAGCAAATCGGTATACCGGTAATTTTCATAGAAGCCGAGCTTGATACGATGGTAGATGCATATGAAAAACTTGGCGAAGTTCTTGGCCAGCAGGAAAAAACAAAAGTACTAGCGGATTATGTAAAAACGACACTTGCGATGGCTAAAGAAAATCTTGCAAAACTTAGTGAAGATCAAAAAGGAAAAGTATACTATGGTGAGGGAGAAACAGGACTTCAAACTAACCCACCTCAATCAATTCATGCAGAAGTATTAAACCTCGTAGGAGCAATAAATGTTTCGGACATTCCTAAAACAAGTGGTGCAGGAATGAACGAGATAAGTATGGAACAGTTATTGGGATGGGATCCTGATATAATAGTATTTGGACCTAATTCAGCATATAGTAGTGTTTCTGAAGATCCACTATGGGCAGATTTAAGAGCCGTTAAAGATGGGAAAATTTACGAAGTTCCAATGGGACCTTACAACTGGATGGGAAGACCTCCGGCAGTCAACAGAATCCTCGGTATTAAATGGTTAGGAAACTTATTGTATCCTGAAGTTTTTGATTATGACATGAAAGCTGAAACTAAAGAATTCTATAAATTATTCTATAACTACGACTTAACTGATGAAGAAGTGACCGAACTATTGTCAAAATCAACACTTAAATAA
- a CDS encoding ABC transporter ATP-binding protein — MILNVNNLSFGYDKRLVLKNLNFEIEKPGVLAVVGPNGVGKSTLFKLMLGLLKPKEGSIEIENKTISEYSRRELAKQMAYIPQSHYPTYNYSVLNTVIMGMVGDINMFSTPSKKHIDAAFEALSELGISHLATRGYAQISGGERQLTLIARALVQKAKILIMDEPTANLDFGNQLHVMEKIRELSREGYTIIVSLHNPQHAFLYSDTSLVLHEGSVLAYGDTKTVVNHSVLESIYNIGINLLEVENEGETTLVPMPKMRRKK, encoded by the coding sequence ATGATACTGAATGTTAATAACTTGAGTTTTGGATATGATAAAAGGCTAGTATTAAAAAACTTGAATTTCGAAATTGAAAAACCTGGAGTTTTAGCGGTGGTTGGACCTAATGGCGTCGGTAAGAGTACGCTCTTTAAATTGATGCTTGGACTGTTAAAACCAAAAGAGGGAAGTATCGAGATAGAAAATAAAACTATTTCAGAATATTCAAGAAGAGAACTTGCCAAACAAATGGCATATATTCCGCAGTCACATTATCCAACATATAATTATAGCGTCTTAAACACTGTAATCATGGGGATGGTGGGGGATATCAATATGTTTTCGACACCTTCTAAAAAACATATAGATGCTGCTTTTGAAGCACTATCAGAACTTGGCATTAGTCATCTGGCGACTAGAGGATATGCACAGATAAGTGGAGGAGAAAGGCAATTGACTTTGATTGCAAGAGCTCTAGTGCAAAAGGCAAAGATACTGATTATGGATGAACCAACAGCAAATTTAGATTTTGGAAATCAGTTACATGTAATGGAAAAGATTAGAGAATTATCCAGAGAAGGGTATACGATAATCGTATCCCTACATAACCCGCAACATGCTTTTCTTTATTCCGATACTTCATTAGTACTACATGAAGGATCGGTACTGGCGTATGGGGATACCAAAACAGTTGTAAATCACTCAGTCTTAGAGTCGATTTATAATATAGGCATAAACTTACTAGAAGTGGAAAATGAAGGTGAAACTACACTGGTACCTATGCCAAAAATGAGGAGGAAGAAATGA
- the fni gene encoding type 2 isopentenyl-diphosphate Delta-isomerase has translation MRKTRKTEHIENYLKTEYVGDNLFDYVILEHNSLPNLSFDEIDTSSEFLGKAIEFPLLINSMTGGADISLEINRDLAKIAKEFGIPMAVGSQQIVLDEEDTSESFKTVNEFLKEEDIIIGNLNASSSVENIIKAREIINADAMQLHLNPCQELVMEDGDRNFKGILDNIEKAVNNLDFPIIVKEVGFGISYDAAKKLYNAGVRYIDISGCGGTNFIEIENLRRNDIDFSDLYSWGNPTAKLLHEYRKFPEDLVIIASGGIRTGLDIVKALVMGADMVGVSGEVLNYLIHGGFDYARDYLEGIIYKTKIVMMLLGCKNLEELKKVPYKTVGRLKDLLY, from the coding sequence ATGAGGAAAACAAGAAAGACAGAGCATATTGAGAATTATTTGAAAACAGAGTATGTCGGGGACAATTTATTTGATTATGTAATATTGGAACACAATTCACTGCCAAACCTCTCGTTCGATGAAATAGATACATCTTCCGAGTTTTTGGGAAAGGCAATTGAGTTTCCCTTATTGATAAATTCTATGACAGGTGGAGCTGATATTTCGCTTGAGATTAATAGGGATCTAGCAAAGATAGCGAAAGAATTCGGAATTCCAATGGCTGTGGGGTCTCAGCAAATAGTTCTTGATGAAGAAGACACATCTGAATCTTTCAAAACGGTAAATGAGTTTTTGAAAGAAGAGGATATAATAATAGGAAATTTAAATGCTTCTTCGAGCGTTGAAAATATTATAAAAGCAAGAGAAATTATCAATGCTGATGCTATGCAGCTCCATTTAAATCCTTGCCAAGAATTGGTAATGGAAGATGGAGACAGGAATTTCAAGGGTATACTTGATAATATTGAAAAAGCTGTAAATAATTTGGACTTTCCGATAATTGTAAAAGAAGTTGGATTTGGAATTTCTTATGATGCCGCAAAAAAACTCTATAACGCAGGAGTGAGATACATAGATATCTCAGGATGTGGGGGTACTAATTTCATAGAAATCGAAAACCTTAGAAGAAATGATATAGATTTTTCTGATCTTTATTCTTGGGGAAATCCTACTGCTAAATTACTACATGAATACAGAAAGTTCCCTGAAGACTTGGTGATAATAGCTAGTGGCGGTATAAGAACCGGACTTGATATTGTAAAAGCTTTGGTTATGGGAGCTGATATGGTGGGTGTCAGTGGTGAAGTGCTAAATTATTTGATACATGGCGGATTTGATTATGCAAGAGACTATCTTGAAGGAATAATCTATAAAACGAAGATTGTGATGATGCTTCTAGGCTGTAAAAACTTGGAGGAACTGAAAAAGGTCCCCTATAAAACAGTTGGAAGATTAAAAGATTTACTATATTAA
- a CDS encoding nucleoside-triphosphatase, producing MKRIEIVKLKSMALEKFIKSGKKHLIITGSIGIGKTTLLNEILKELSSVSGIRTWLDIIDEETGMRDIVLSEIGENTVYRVASWNGERMEIIEDFFETTGSLILEEQLKNNSEIFVMDEVGPLEGKSPKFMKLLSQIFETKRVFAIMKKRASALNRILETNTDYFLIDLDDFYTNIPYETLIKKRITGKFNNPNQK from the coding sequence ATGAAAAGAATAGAAATAGTAAAATTAAAAAGCATGGCTCTAGAGAAATTTATCAAATCCGGGAAAAAACACCTAATCATTACCGGTAGTATCGGAATTGGTAAAACTACACTTTTAAATGAGATACTAAAAGAACTCAGTTCAGTATCAGGCATTAGAACTTGGCTCGACATCATAGATGAAGAAACCGGGATGAGAGATATAGTACTTAGTGAAATAGGTGAGAATACTGTATACAGAGTAGCCAGTTGGAATGGCGAGAGGATGGAAATCATAGAAGATTTTTTTGAAACGACAGGAAGTCTAATACTGGAGGAGCAATTGAAAAATAACTCAGAGATTTTTGTAATGGATGAAGTTGGTCCCCTCGAAGGAAAATCACCAAAATTTATGAAACTACTATCCCAAATCTTTGAAACCAAAAGAGTGTTTGCAATAATGAAAAAAAGAGCCTCAGCCTTAAATCGAATTTTAGAAACCAATACTGACTATTTCCTAATAGACCTCGATGACTTTTACACAAACATCCCATACGAAACCCTAATAAAAAAACGAATAACAGGTAAATTCAACAACCCCAACCAAAAATAA
- a CDS encoding ABC transporter ATP-binding protein, whose translation MLIKAFGYLKDYKKYYYLGVLCTALETAFQLILTLLMANIVDIGIVNRDMDYILKQGVLMIGMALISLFLGRAAARFTAITGIGLGAELRKIQFEEIQKLSFSQIDDFKTGSLITRLTTDITRIQTAFMMATRMLIRAPLMIIIAVVLAMFISVPLTTVFIVSIPVLAIGITLLIIKVRPLFTNMQERMDDLNVNIQENLAGIRVVKFFNREEEEIEEFSLKNLSLKNISLKALRYMVMAMPLVQVLTFGTIIAILWIGGNMVYSGDLTIGKLTIFISYVNQIMFFMMMLSFVVVSISRSMASLKRVFEVIETEKGIDITAANSENIVKYGKIEFKDVFFKYHKSSDDYVLKNINLVIEPGMKVGILGGTGSGKSTLVQLIPRLYELDKGVILVDDVDIKKYFPDELRKGVSMVLQQNTLFSGTISENLRIGNENATESELIKACEIAVALEFINKLADGFDHILEQEASNLSGGQKQRLCIARAILTHPKILIMDDSTSAVDTSTEQNIREGIDKELGDTTVITISQRIKTLRESDLILVMDDGRIVDFGTHESLIKSSEIYLEVYETQKKVNKNG comes from the coding sequence ATGTTGATAAAAGCTTTTGGCTATCTAAAAGATTATAAAAAATATTACTATCTTGGCGTCCTTTGTACCGCTCTTGAGACTGCTTTTCAATTGATATTGACACTACTTATGGCTAATATTGTCGATATAGGAATTGTAAATAGAGATATGGATTATATTTTAAAGCAAGGTGTGCTGATGATTGGAATGGCACTAATCTCGCTTTTTTTAGGAAGGGCAGCTGCAAGATTCACAGCGATTACAGGTATAGGACTTGGTGCAGAGTTAAGAAAAATACAATTCGAGGAAATACAAAAATTATCCTTTTCGCAAATCGATGATTTTAAAACCGGTTCACTTATAACAAGACTAACAACTGATATAACCAGAATTCAAACTGCATTTATGATGGCTACGAGAATGCTAATCAGGGCACCTTTGATGATAATAATCGCAGTAGTGCTTGCCATGTTTATAAGTGTACCATTAACGACGGTGTTTATCGTGAGCATACCTGTTCTTGCTATAGGTATTACGCTTTTAATAATAAAGGTTAGACCTCTATTTACTAATATGCAAGAAAGAATGGATGATTTAAATGTAAATATCCAGGAAAATCTTGCGGGGATTAGAGTTGTCAAATTCTTTAACAGAGAAGAAGAGGAGATTGAAGAATTTTCGCTTAAGAATCTCAGTTTAAAAAATATATCTCTAAAAGCCCTTAGGTATATGGTCATGGCCATGCCTTTGGTTCAGGTTTTAACTTTTGGGACGATAATTGCGATTCTATGGATTGGTGGAAATATGGTTTATTCTGGAGATCTTACCATAGGTAAACTTACAATATTTATCTCCTATGTAAACCAAATAATGTTCTTTATGATGATGCTGTCTTTTGTAGTCGTCAGCATTTCAAGATCCATGGCTTCGCTTAAAAGGGTGTTTGAAGTTATAGAAACTGAAAAAGGCATTGATATTACTGCTGCAAATAGTGAAAATATTGTAAAATACGGTAAGATAGAATTCAAAGATGTCTTTTTCAAGTACCATAAGTCGAGTGATGATTATGTGCTAAAAAATATAAATCTAGTTATAGAGCCAGGTATGAAGGTAGGTATATTGGGAGGTACAGGATCAGGCAAGAGTACTCTTGTTCAATTAATTCCAAGATTATACGAGCTGGATAAAGGTGTAATTTTGGTGGATGATGTAGATATCAAGAAGTACTTTCCGGACGAATTGCGTAAAGGTGTATCCATGGTGCTCCAACAAAATACGCTCTTTTCAGGTACCATATCAGAAAACCTGAGGATTGGTAATGAGAATGCTACTGAGTCAGAATTAATCAAGGCCTGTGAAATAGCAGTTGCTCTTGAATTTATAAACAAGCTCGCCGATGGTTTTGATCATATCCTAGAACAGGAGGCATCTAATCTATCGGGTGGTCAGAAGCAAAGACTCTGTATCGCCAGAGCTATACTGACTCATCCTAAGATACTGATAATGGATGACAGTACTTCAGCTGTCGATACTTCAACTGAGCAAAATATCCGGGAAGGAATAGATAAAGAGCTCGGTGATACAACCGTTATTACCATTTCTCAAAGGATAAAAACACTAAGAGAATCAGATTTGATTTTGGTCATGGACGATGGACGCATTGTAGATTTCGGAACCCATGAATCACTTATAAAGAGCTCGGAAATCTACTTAGAAGTTTACGAGACTCAGAAGAAGGTGAATAAAAATGGCTAG
- a CDS encoding iron ABC transporter permease — MKYSERGIKIKFIIMILVFIFVFIGSFGVGRYPVPIWLIPKILLSKFVDVNTTWVREMETVVLLVRPPRIFAAVLIGAALSTAGAVYQGLFRNPMVSPEVLGASSGAGFGAALGIIMAAGYFRITIYSFTFGLIAVALTYMISARSKLNRTLSLVLAGIMIGSIFSSLISYIKLVADPLNDLPAITYWLMGSLASIRPRDLYFVFIPILLGLIPLVLLRWRINILTMGDEEAKSMGVDTGLLRLITIVCATLITAASVSVSGMIGWIGLVIPHFARLIVGYDYKVLIPASILLGSTYLLIVDDIARILTTSEVPLGILTSLVGAPVFILLLLREDIAR; from the coding sequence ATGAAGTATTCTGAGCGTGGGATAAAAATTAAATTCATAATAATGATCTTGGTTTTCATATTTGTTTTTATAGGATCATTCGGAGTCGGAAGATATCCTGTACCGATCTGGCTTATACCTAAGATTCTCTTATCTAAATTTGTAGATGTAAATACGACTTGGGTCAGAGAAATGGAAACGGTTGTCTTATTGGTAAGACCTCCTAGGATTTTTGCTGCCGTGTTGATAGGGGCCGCACTTTCAACTGCAGGTGCCGTTTATCAAGGACTATTTAGAAATCCGATGGTATCACCTGAAGTTCTAGGCGCTTCTTCGGGTGCGGGATTTGGAGCGGCTCTTGGAATTATAATGGCAGCCGGTTATTTTAGGATAACGATCTATTCGTTTACATTTGGACTTATAGCCGTTGCGCTTACCTATATGATAAGTGCGAGAAGCAAATTAAACAGGACATTGAGTCTAGTGCTTGCAGGCATTATGATAGGTTCTATATTTTCTTCGCTAATATCCTATATTAAACTCGTAGCCGATCCGTTAAATGACTTGCCGGCAATAACCTATTGGCTTATGGGAAGTTTGGCATCTATAAGACCGAGAGATCTATACTTCGTTTTTATTCCTATTCTGCTAGGGCTCATACCGCTCGTTCTATTGAGATGGCGAATAAATATCCTGACTATGGGCGATGAAGAGGCCAAGTCAATGGGAGTTGATACTGGACTACTCAGACTCATAACCATTGTATGTGCCACATTAATAACGGCAGCCAGTGTATCCGTTAGCGGGATGATAGGCTGGATTGGGCTTGTAATCCCACATTTTGCCAGATTGATAGTTGGATATGATTACAAAGTACTTATTCCGGCATCGATACTGCTTGGGTCGACATACTTACTTATAGTCGATGATATTGCAAGAATACTCACTACATCCGAAGTGCCTTTAGGTATATTGACTTCGCTTGTAGGTGCTCCTGTATTTATTCTACTCCTTTTGAGGGAGGATATAGCCAGATGA
- a CDS encoding MATE family efflux transporter gives MDKNIKLLEGKILQVLLRLSGPLMGTAFVQMAYALTDIIWIGRIGTNAVAASGTVGMLIWFSNALMLIPRVGMSIRSSQAYGAGDLKATMKSFRNGFQLAILMGLGLCVLMIVFRNQIIGFFGLVPNVAEMAIQYLSIIALGFVFSFINPVLSASYNSMGNSVTPFRMNVIGLVLNIILDPIMIFGFGFIPGMGIRGAAAATVFSQMIVTILFVVLIFKEKDLVYRSGLRKAIDTEEMIGIIKLGTPSFFQSGIHSAVTMILNKYMAFYGAIPVAVYSVGSMIESISWMTTDGFSAALAAFTGQNYGAKNFGRIKEAFKLSTIIVTILGLFVTLCFFLFGDPLFRIFLPNDEAAIALGIKYLKIIGLSQVFMTIEIACTGVYNGIGEPKTPGIIGVVFNILRVPLALVLMPVFGVLGVWISMSISAGLKGIVSIGILRGRVDRLLVARKI, from the coding sequence ATGGATAAAAATATAAAACTATTAGAAGGAAAAATACTACAGGTTCTATTGAGATTGTCCGGACCTCTTATGGGGACTGCATTTGTACAGATGGCTTATGCTCTTACGGATATCATATGGATAGGAAGAATAGGAACAAATGCAGTGGCAGCCTCGGGAACGGTGGGCATGCTTATTTGGTTTTCAAATGCCTTAATGCTGATTCCAAGGGTCGGTATGAGTATAAGGTCATCCCAAGCGTACGGAGCCGGTGATTTAAAAGCCACTATGAAGAGTTTTAGGAACGGATTCCAACTTGCCATACTAATGGGGCTCGGATTATGTGTGCTAATGATTGTATTTAGAAATCAGATAATCGGGTTTTTCGGCTTGGTACCAAATGTTGCTGAGATGGCAATACAATACCTATCGATTATCGCACTGGGCTTCGTTTTCAGTTTTATTAATCCTGTACTTTCCGCCAGTTATAATAGTATGGGTAATTCAGTTACTCCTTTTCGAATGAATGTTATAGGACTCGTATTAAATATAATACTGGATCCGATTATGATATTCGGATTCGGATTTATTCCCGGCATGGGGATAAGAGGAGCAGCTGCGGCGACGGTATTCTCTCAGATGATTGTAACGATACTATTTGTCGTTTTAATCTTCAAAGAAAAAGATTTGGTTTATAGATCCGGCTTAAGAAAAGCCATCGATACTGAAGAGATGATTGGTATTATCAAACTTGGAACGCCATCCTTTTTTCAATCGGGCATACATTCCGCTGTGACCATGATTTTGAATAAATACATGGCGTTTTATGGAGCAATTCCGGTTGCGGTATACTCGGTTGGGTCGATGATCGAGTCGATTTCTTGGATGACGACAGATGGATTCAGTGCTGCTCTGGCTGCATTTACGGGACAAAACTATGGGGCAAAAAACTTTGGGCGGATTAAGGAAGCCTTTAAACTGAGTACCATAATAGTTACTATCCTAGGACTATTTGTTACACTTTGCTTCTTTTTATTCGGTGACCCACTATTCAGAATATTCCTTCCAAATGATGAAGCTGCAATAGCACTCGGAATAAAATACCTTAAGATAATTGGATTGTCTCAGGTGTTTATGACTATCGAAATCGCATGCACAGGGGTTTATAACGGGATAGGAGAACCTAAGACACCTGGAATCATAGGAGTGGTATTTAATATCCTCAGAGTACCTCTTGCTCTAGTATTGATGCCTGTATTCGGAGTTCTCGGAGTCTGGATATCCATGTCTATTTCTGCCGGTTTAAAAGGTATAGTGAGCATCGGTATACTACGGGGAAGAGTTGATAGATTGTTGGTGGCCAGAAAAATATAA